A genome region from Eremothecium cymbalariae DBVPG#7215 chromosome 4, complete sequence includes the following:
- the ATP17 gene encoding F1F0 ATP synthase subunit f (similar to Ashbya gossypii ACR203W 1-intron), translating into MISKRALSTLIPPKIVSAKNLTSAGSAKRISNVVSFYKSLPQGPAQVVKPTNLIGKYKAKYFDDENASGKPLLHLALFILGLGYSMEYYFHLRHHKSGEGH; encoded by the exons ATGATTTCCAAGCGTGCTTTATCCACTCTGATCCCTCCAAAGATCGTTTCCGCTAAG AACTTGACCTCTGCTGGAAGCGCCAAACGTATTTCCAATGTGGTGAGTTTCTACAAATCTCTTCCTCAAGGCCCCGCTCAGGTTGTCAAACCAACCAACCTAATTGGCAAGTACAAGGCCAAGTactttgatgatgaaaatgcTTCCGGCAAACCTCTGCTTCATCTAGCATTGTTTATTCTAGGTTTGGGCTACTCAATGGAATACTATTTCCACTTGAGACACCACAAGTCTGGCGAAGGCCATTAA
- the ARH1 gene encoding NADPH-adrenodoxin reductase (similar to Ashbya gossypii ACR202W), which produces MLIAKRLIHVKSNRSSVSIVGSGPSGFYTAYHLLNKSRIPLDITIWEKLPTPFGLSRYGVAPDHPEVKNCEKTFTAIANKFSGNVDPKMHSFRFIGNVTVGKDVPLKSLLDNQDVVVLSYGCGADKKLRIPGEEGTRGVFTSRQFVNWYNGHPEFSDNAILNEFDWSNVRKVGIIGNGNVSLDIARLLVSAQVGEIWNKTDINPNALRLLRTAPIEDVRLIARRDFLHSKFTNKELREIWELERYGIQGLIEERYFNPSRWDLSTADRGLKRRIQMCEEYMKPFHERKGKSYTKYPPPAEGYSKRVVFDYLKSPIRINKDQHGVIKSITVCKNSLTPTKKVFHHIEDTIEYDVDLLITSLGYRGEMLPEFTDLNIKFDNNRIVNDRGQVLDTTSNPISGLFTSGWINKGSTGVIMNTMNNSFEVGDNIINYLTELPTTLHKLRTPDDIVLCGTKATTWSDWLKMDSVEKERAINGQPRQKLLTVAEMLSHVCK; this is translated from the coding sequence ATGCTTATTGCAAAGAGACTTATACATGTGAAAAGTAACCGAAGTTCTGTATCTATTGTAGGATCGGGGCCTTCTGGGTTTTACACGGCATATCATCTATTAAACAAATCTCGGATACCACTAGACATCACGATATGGGAAAAACTACCAACTCCATTTGGGTTAAGCCGCTATGGTGTTGCACCAGACCATCCAGAAGTAAAAAATTGCGAAAAAACCTTTACAGCTATTGCAAACAAGTTTTCTGGCAATGTCGATCCCAAAATGCATTCGTTTCGCTTCATAGGCAACGTGACCGTTGGAAAAGATGTTCCGTTAAAATCATTACTAGATAATCAGGACGTCGTAGTCCTAAGCTATGGTTGCGGTGCCGATAAAAAGCTCCGGATTCCGGGGGAAGAGGGGACACGAGGTGTCTTCACCTCTAGGCAGTTTGTGAATTGGTACAACGGTCATCCGGAGTTTTCAGATAATGCCATATTAAATGAATTTGACTGGTCGAATGTAAGAAAAGTTGGAATCATAGGGAATGGTAACGTTTCTCTGGATATCGCTCGGCTGCTTGTAAGTGCGCAAGTGGGGGAAATTTGGAACAAAACCGATATCAATCCAAATGCGTTGCGTCTTCTTAGAACAGCCCCAATAGAGGATGTTAGGTTAATCGCAAGAAGAGATTTCCTGCATAGTAAATTCACAAACAAGGAATTACGAGAAATATGGGAACTTGAACGTTATGGAATACAGGGACTAATTGAAGAGAGATACTTTAATCCGTCACGGTGGGATCTGTCTACGGCTGACCGGGGTCTCAAAAGACGAATCCAGATGTGCGAAGAGTACATGAAGCCTTTTCATGAACGTAAGGGAAAGTCATACACGAAATATCCTCCTCCAGCAGAGGGATACTCTAAAAGAGTGGTGTTTGACTACCTGAAAAGCCCGATAAGGATAAACAAAGATCAACACGGCGTTATCAAGTCCATAACAGTTTGCAAAAACAGTCTCACACCCACAAAAAAAGTCTTCCACCACATCGAAGACACTATAGAGTATGATGTAGATCTACTGATTACCTCATTGGGCTATCGAGGGGAGATGTTGCCAGAGTTTACAGACTTGAACATCAAGTTCGATAACAATCGGATTGTCAATGATAGAGGCCAAGTTCTAGACACCACCAGCAACCCGATTTCTGGGCTATTTACAAGCGGATGGATAAATAAAGGAAGCACAGGAGTCATTATGAATACAATGAACAATTCGTTTGAAGTCGGGGACaatataattaattatCTGACGGAGCTTCCCACGACGCTGCACAAGCTGCGCACACCAGATGACATAGTGTTGTGCGGCACCAAGGCCACGACGTGGAGCGACTGGCTAAAAATGGATTCTGTGGAGAAAGAGAGAGCAATCAATGGCCAGCCACGTCAGAAGCTATTAACAGTGGCAGAGATGCTAAGCCATGTttgtaaataa
- the IAH1 gene encoding isoamyl acetate-hydrolyzing esterase (similar to Ashbya gossypii ACR201C), with the protein MDYKKFLMFGDSITEYAFQPRTLPDSSKASFCFGGALTSAYVRRLQVLQRGFSGYNSRWGLKLLPKILDVEDDIVIAYVFFGTNDAARGNHQEVPIDEYKNNISDIIKMLQANGIKVILVGPGLLDSDKWRVTDNIGRCGDRSSEYHKVYSDALQELSKEFSTGFVNLFDAFLKQGGDNWRDLLSDGLHYSGQGYEIFYNELMSVIKQKYPDLAPENLPFKFPLWEEVSIDGSNI; encoded by the coding sequence ATGGACTAtaagaagtttttgatgttTGGTGACTCCATAACGGAGTACGCGTTCCAACCAAGGACTTTACCTGACTCTAGTAAAGCCTCATTCTGCTTTGGTGGTGCTTTAACAAGCGCTTATGTCCGTCGATTGCAGGTTCTGCAACGTGGGTTCAGCGGTTATAATTCTAGATGGGggttgaagttgttgccCAAAATCTtagatgttgaagatgatattgTAATTGCCTATGTGTTCTTCGGAACAAACGATGCTGCTAGAGGCAACCACCAAGAGGTCCCTATAGATGAAtataagaataatattagcgatataataaaaatgttACAAGCAAACGGTATAAAAGTTATTTTGGTAGGGCCTGGTCTACTTGATTCTGATAAATGGCGTGTCACTGACAATATTGGTCGTTGTGGTGATAGATCTAGTGAATATCACAAAGTTTACAGCGATGCTTTGCAAGAACTATCTAAGGAGTTTTCTACTGGCTTTGtaaatttatttgatgCTTTTTTAAAGCAAGGGGGTGATAATTGGCGAGACTTGTTAAGTGATGGCCTTCACTACAGTGGGCAAGGTTACGAAATTTTTTACAATGAGTTAATGTCTGTTATCAAACAAAAGTACCCCGACTTGGCACCAGAAAATTTACCTTTTAAATTCCCACTCTGGGAGGAGGTTTCAATTGATGGTTCAAACATATAG
- the BCS1 gene encoding bifunctional AAA family ATPase chaperone/translocase BCS1 (similar to Ashbya gossypii ACR200C), with product MSDNNVPQIDFSKARDQSDGSISGMAKGLFHQVVDGNPYFAAGGGLMILGTSLAMFRKGIIKVSRLVYHQMLVDLEIPSKDRSYLWFLQWMSQHPHRSSRHLAVETNYMQHNNGSVTTNINFIPGPGTHLIKYKGAYMLVKRERSGQIANFSNGTPFETVKLTTLYRDRSLFNELLLDAKNLAVTAQTGKTVIYTSWANEWRPFGQPKAKRLLSSVILDKDVKESIIADVRDFLRNGRWYQERGIPYRRGYLLYGPPGSGKTSFIQALAGELDYNICIMNLADGNLTDDRLNYLMNNLPERSLMLLEDIDAAFVKRTRSDEGHVNGVTFSGLLNALDGIASSEEIITFMTTNHLERLDPAVMRPGRIDYKVNVANATKYQMEQMFLRFFPDELQLCKKFVEKTSALGIPVSTAQLQGLFVFNKNSPQDAINMLDTLKDANHVF from the coding sequence ATGTCGGATAATAATGTTCCTCAGatagatttttcaaaggcTAGGGATCAATCAGATGGTTCCATCTCTGGCATGGCTAAAGGTTTATTTCATCAGGTAGTGGATGGTAATCCTTACTTTGCAGCTGGTGGTGGTCTAATGATCTTAGGTACCTCACTGGCAATGTTCCGGAAAGGTATCATTAAGGTGAGCAGATTAGTCTATCATCAGATGCTGGTAGATTTAGAAATTCCTTCAAAAGATAGATCCTATTTGTGGTTTTTGCAATGGATGTCGCAGCATCCTCATAGGTCATCGAGGCATCTCGCAGTGGAAACTAACTATATGCAACACAATAATGGCTCTGTAACGACAAATATTAACTTCATACCTGGTCCAGGCACtcatttaataaagtaTAAAGGTGCATATATGCTTGTGAAACGAGAGAGGTCGGGGCAGATAGCAAATTTCTCAAACGGGACCCCATTTGAAACGGTAAAGCTGACTACTCTTTACAGGGATAGGTCTTTGTTCAATGAGCTACTATTAGACGCCAAGAACTTAGCAGTGACAGCTCAAACAGGGAAAACAGTGATTTATACTTCCTGGGCTAATGAATGGCGACCATTTGGTCAGCCAAAGGCGAAAAGGCTACTTTCCAGTGTGATTCTTGATAAAGATGTTAAGGAATCAATAATTGCAGATGTAAGAGATTTTTTGCGTAATGGCAGATGGTATCAAGAAAGAGGCATCCCATACAGAAGAGGCTATCTGCTTTACGGTCCCCCGGGCAGCGGTAAGACCAGCTTTATTCAGGCTTTGGCGGGTGAATTGGATTACAATATCTGCATCATGAACCTAGCTGATGGTAACCTAACCGATGATCGTCTAAACTATTTAATGAATAATCTACCTGAACGCAGCCTCATGCTATTAGAGGACATTGATGCTGCATTTGTTAAAAGAACTAGAAGTGATGAAGGACATGTTAACGGTGTCACATTCAGTGGCCTGTTAAATGCGTTGGATGGCATCGCATCTAGCGAAGAAATCATCACTTTCATGACGACAAATCATCTGGAAAGACTAGATCCTGCTGTAATGCGTCCAGGAAGAATTGACTACAAAGTAAATGTTGCAAACGCGACAAAATACCAAATGGAACAGATGTTCCTGAGGTTCTTTCCAGATGAGCTTCAACTATGCAAAAAATTCGTAGAAAAGACTTCTGCTTTGGGAATTCCTGTCTCTACTGCTCAACTACAAGGATTATTCGtatttaacaaaaacagCCCTCAAGATGCTATCAACATGTTAGACACATTGAAAGACGCTAATCACGTCTTCTGA
- the SEC13 gene encoding GTPase-activating protein SEC13 (similar to Ashbya gossypii ACR199C), translating into MVTISNTHTDLIHDAVLDYYGKRLATCSSDKTIQIFEVEGDSHKLVETLHGHEGPVWQVDWAHPKFGVILASCSYDGKVLIWKEENGRWSQIATSEVHSASVNSIKWAPHEYGPLLLCASSDGKFSVVEFKENGTTSPIIIDAHAIGVNAACWAPATIEEDGQHPQQLRRIATGGADNLVKIWKFNSESNTYLLEDTLSGHSDWVRDVAWSPSVLPRAYLATVSQDRTCIIWTQENSHGPWQKTLLKEEKFPDVLWRASWSLSGNILALSGGDNNVTLWKENLEGKWESAGEVEQ; encoded by the coding sequence ATGGTTACTATTTCAAATACTCATACAGATTTAATACATGATGCAGTATTAGATTACTACGGGAAAAGATTGGCTACGTGTTCATCAGACAAAAcaattcaaatttttgaagttgaggGTGACTCGCACAAGTTAGTTGAAACTTTGCACGGCCATGAGGGTCCTGTGTGGCAGGTAGACTGGGCGCACCCTAAATTTGGTGTGATTTTGGCTTCTTGTTCATATGATGGTAAGGTTCTCATTTGGAAAGAGGAGAATGGACGTTGGTCTCAAATTGCAACATCTGAGGTGCACTCAGCTTCGGTAAATTCTATAAAATGGGCGCCACATGAATATGGGCCATTGCTGCTTTGTGCATCTAGTGATGGTAAGTTTTCTGTTGTGGAATTTAAGGAAAATGGTACCACTTCTCcaattattattgatgcACATGCTATTGGTGTTAATGCGGCATGTTGGGCGCCGGCAAccattgaagaagatggacAGCATCCGCAGCAATTACGCAGAATTGCAACAGGTGGTGCTGATAATCTTGTTAAGATTTGGAAATTCAATTCGGAGTCGAACACTTATTTACTAGAAGATACCTTGTCTGGCCATAGCGATTGGGTTAGAGACGTTGCATGGTCTCCTTCTGTTCTGCCACGGGCATATTTGGCCACAGTGTCACAGGATCGCACATGCATAATCTGGACTCAAGAAAATAGCCATGGTCCATGGCAGAAGACCCTTTTGAAAGAGGAGAAGTTCCCAGATGTATTGTGGAGGGCCAGTTGGTCATTGTCTGGTAATATTTTGGCGTTGTCCGGTGGGGACAACAATGTAACTTTGTGGAAGGAGAACTTGGAAGGGAAATGGGAATCTGCAGGTGAAGTAGAACAATGA
- the PNP1 gene encoding purine-nucleoside phosphorylase (similar to Ashbya gossypii ACR198W), whose product MSKMDIEQQNQLIKEAAAYLLKKIKSHYGSDDGFQPQALIICGSGLSGISKRLSREQKPMSIPYSEIPGFKSGTVAGHSSELVFGVMNNTPVVLMKGRLHGYEGHALHETTFPIRVLHQLGTVKTLIVTNASGGLNRKIKECELVCLNDHISLPGMTGNNALVGPNFDEYGPRFLAISDAYDFGLRKLLFQKHKELGMERKLHEGVYAHVSGPTYESRAESRFLTSLGADCVGMSTVPEVIVARHCGWKVLALSLITNVVVLDPPSSVFAENPESLTAGKADHEEVLRNGLKASADVERLLEEVVGHL is encoded by the coding sequence ATGAGTAAAATGGACATAGAACAGCAAAACCAACTAATTAAAGAAGCTGCAGCTtatttgttaaagaaaatCAAATCCCACTATGGTTCTGATGATGGATTTCAACCACAGGCTCTTATCATTTGTGGTTCTGGTTTATCAGGTATTTCTAAAAGACTCTCTAGGGAACAAAAGCCCATGTCCATCCCGTACTCCGAGATTCCTGGTTTTAAATCAGGTACCGTTGCCGGCCACAGCAGTGAATTGGTTTTTGGTGTAATGAACAATACACCTGTTGTCCTGATGAAAGGTAGACTACACGGCTACGAAGGTCATGCTTTGCACGAGACAACATTTCCCATTCGTGTGTTGCATCAATTGGGCACTGTCAAAACTTTGATTGTCACCAATGCGTCTGGAGGATTAAACAGGAAGATCAAGGAATGTGAATTAGTGTGCCTCAATGATCATATTAGTTTGCCGGGAATGACTGGTAATAATGCTTTGGTTGGCCCTAATTTTGACGAATATGGGCCCAGGTTTCTTGCAATTTCTGATGCCTATGATTTTGGATTGAGAAAATTGTTATTCCAAAAGCATAAAGAGCTTGGTATGGAACGGAAGTTGCATGAGGGTGTTTATGCTCATGTTTCAGGGCCCACTTATGAAAGTAGAGCTGAGAGCAGATTCTTAACATCACTTGGAGCTGACTGTGTTGGTATGAGCACCGTTCCTGAGGTTATAGTTGCAAGACATTGCGGATGGAAAGTGCTAGCATTGTCTTTAATCACTAATGTTGTCGTTTTAGATCCACCCTCCAGCGTTTTTGCTGAGAACCCGGAGTCTTTAACAGCAGGTAAAGCTGACCACGAAGAAGTATTGAGGAATGGATTGAAGGCTTCAGCGGATGTGGAAAGATTACTTGAGGAGGTGGTTGGTCATTTGTAG
- the DHH1 gene encoding DExD/H-box ATP-dependent RNA helicase DHH1 (similar to Ashbya gossypii ACR197W) has product MSEDDWKKNLNIPKKDTRPQTDDVLNTKGNTFEDFYLKRELLMGIFEAGFEKPSPIQEEAIPIALTRRDILARAKNGTGKTAAFVIPTLEIVKPKVNKIQALIMVPTRELALQTSQVVRTLGKHCGLSCMVTTGGTNLRDDIMRLNEPVHVLVGTPGRVLDLASRKVADLSECSLFIMDEADKMLSRDFKSLIEQILSFLPSSHQSLLFSATFPLTVKEFMVKHLNKPYEINLMDELTLKGITQYYAFVEERQKLHCLNTLFSKLQINQAIIFCNSTNRVELLAKKITDLGYSCYYSHARMKQQERNKVFHEFRQGKVRTLVCSDLLTRGIDIQAVNVVINFDFPKTAETYLHRIGRSGRFGHLGLAINLINWNDRFNLYKIEQELGTEIASIPTQIDKALYVADDTTAVPLPFPLDTVQGASEQHLQRTLPLHNPAQVNGIPQQQLPSQIQQQPFNPAFQQAQPPQQLFPTQIYQQGVQPQQFAQMPQY; this is encoded by the coding sequence ATGAGCGAAGACGattggaaaaaaaatttgaacaTACCTAAGAAGGATACCAGGCCTCAGACAGATGATGTTTTGAATACTAAGGGGAATACGTTTGAGGATTTTTACTTAAAGCGAGAATTGTTGATGGGTATCTTTGAAGCTGGATTTGAGAAACCATCTCCGATTCAGGAAGAGGCGATTCCAATTGCGTTAACGAGGAGGGATATTTTGGCGAGGGCCAAGAATGGTACTGGTAAGACGGCTGCGTTTGTTATTCCTACTTTGGAGATTGTGAAGCCTAAGGTGAACAAGATTCAGGCGTTGATAATGGTTCCGACAAGGGAATTGGCGTTGCAAACGTCGCAGGTGGTGAGGACACTTGGGAAGCATTGTGGGCTTTCATGTATGGTTACCACGGGCGGTACGAACTTGAGGGATGATATTATGAGGTTAAACGAGCCGGTACACGTTCTTGTTGGTACTCCAGGTAGGGTATTGGATTTAGCGTCTAGGAAGGTTGCGGATCTAAGCGAGTGTTCTCTTTTTATTATGGATGAGGCAGACAAGATGTTAAGTCGTGATTTTAAGTCTTTAATTGAACAGATTTTGTCGTTTCTACCTTCCAGTCACCAGTCTCTCTTGTTTAGTGCCACGTTTCCGCTTACAGTGAAGGAATTTATGGTGAAGCATTTGAATAAACCTTACGAGATCAATCTAATGGACGAGTTAACTTTGAAGGGTATTACGCAGTATTATGCATTTGTAGAAGAAAGGCAAAAACTGCATTGTTTGAACACTTTGTTTAGCAAATTGCAGATCAATCAGGCTATTATCTTTTGTAATTCTACGAATAGGGTGGAGCTATTAGCGAAGAAAATTACGGATCTCGGTTACTCATGTTATTACTCTCATGCAAGAAtgaaacaacaagaaaGGAACAAAGTCTTCCATGAATTCCGTCAAGGAAAAGTTCGTACTTTAGTTTGTTCGGACTTATTAACTCGTGGTATCGACATCCAAGCTGTCAATGTTGTTATCAATTTTGATTTCCCAAAAACCGCCGAGACTTACTTACATCGTATTGGTAGATCCGGGAGATTTGGTCACTTGGGTTTAGCCATTAATTTAATTAACTGGAATGATCGTTTCAATCTATACAAGATTGAACAGGAATTGGGAACGGAGATTGCATCAATTCCTACGCAAATTGATAAGGCGTTGTATGTTGCAGATGATACCACTGCTGTACCACTGCCTTTCCCTCTAGATACAGTACAAGGTGCAAGTGAGCAGCATCTACAACGGACTCTTCCTCTACATAACCCAGCACAAGTTAATGGGATACCCCAACAGCAGTTGCCTTCGCAgatacaacaacaaccatTCAACCCAGCTTTTCAACAGGCCCAACCGCCTCAGCAGCTATTTCCAACTCAGATATATCAGCAAGGTGTTCAACCTCAGCAATTTGCTCAAATGCCACAATATTGA
- the STE7 gene encoding mitogen-activated protein kinase kinase STE7 (similar to Ashbya gossypii ACR196C), producing MSQHFFQPRSLKRKNFKKLTLESSSHESRDEGTDVFEGEPARQERQEPVPIGRHERDDGMIRGMVLSPQGLTTPSSKDKSRSGHPNSRQTSIGRSSSLSSSADEGGGNTHKASRTLSSQSSSSSNDNGRSNGKLTLHMKRLKKPLNLKIEPQGVKSRVVIAQPSPTNSENSSNSISPITPENVMNNTRGHHSLSKKFSRLSIFHDDNNDIQLEDLVQLGKIGAGNSGTVVKTLHVPDSRIIAKKSIPVENSELVRNQLMRELTIMKNVKDHINIVGFFGAYYTTITNHEIIILMEYMDCGSLDKISGTYRRSCTRNDEPINSSTSWFTELSLSKISYAVLNGLSYLYHEYKIIHRDIKPSNILINSKGYVKICDFGVSKKMIDSIADTFVGTSTYMSPERIQGSCYSTKGDVWSLGLMIIELVTGEFPLGGHNDTPEGILDLLQRIVNEGPPRLPYKGDFSSELVDFVNSCCVKDERKRSSLQELMSHTYITKYNNNDDYQRTFRHWCKKIKKRVKEDKMIQREKIERAKLVNRQLERSAQAATAARGGR from the coding sequence ATGAGTCAACACTTCTTCCAACCTAGGAGTTTAAAGCGAAAGAATTTCAAGAAGTTAACACTGGAGTCCAGCAGTCATGAATCTAGGGATGAAGGAACTGATGTTTTTGAGGGTGAGCCTGCGAGACAAGAAAGACAGGAGCCAGTGCCTATAGGCAGACATGAGAGGGATGATGGGATGATTCGTGGGATGGTTCTTTCTCCCCAAGGTCTCACAACTCCTTCAAGTAAGGATAAGAGCAGAAGTGGGCATCCCAATAGTCGGCAGACCTCAATTGGACGTTCTTCGTCGCTGTCGTCGTCTGCAGACGAAGGCGGTGGAAATACGCATAAGGCGAGTAGGACATTGTCTTCGCAGTCCTCCTCGTCCTCAAATGATAATGGGCGATCGAATGGGAAGCTTACGTTGCATATGAAGCGTCTTAAGAAGCcgttgaatttgaagattgAACCACAAGGAGTGAAGTCGAGGGTGGTTATTGCACAGCCGAGTCCTACTAATTCGGAAAATTCGTCGAATAGCATTAGTCCTATTACACCTGAGAACGTTATGAATAACACACGTGGACATCATAGTTTATCAAAGAAGTTTTCAAGGTTATCTATCTTTCACGATGATAACAACGATATACAACTTGAAGATCTGGTTCAGTTGGGCAAGATTGGTGCTGGAAATTCGGGTACAGTTGTAAAGACGTTACATGTACCGGATTCACGAATCATTGCTAAAAAGTCAATTCCTGTAGAGAACAGCGAGTTGGTCAGGAACCAGTTGATGAGAGAACTTACTATTATGAAGAATGTGAAGGATCACATAAATAttgttggattttttgGCGCATATTACACTACAATAACAAACCATGAgattattattcttatgGAGTACATGGACTGTGGATCTCTTGACAAGATCTCCGGTACTTATAGGCGTTCTTGCACTAGAAATGATGAGCCaattaattcttcaacttcgTGGTTCACTGAGCTTTCCTtgtcaaaaatttcatATGCAGTATTAAATGGACTATCTTATTTATATCATGAGTATAAGATCATTCATCGAGATATTAAACCCTCTAACATACTGATCAACTCCAAAGGTTATGTCAAAATATGTGACTTTGGAGTTTCCAAGAAAATGATTGACTCTATTGCCGACACCTTTGTTGGCACATCTACTTACATGTCTCCAGAGCGCATTCAGGGCAGTTGCTACTCGACTAAGGGTGACGTGTGGTCCCTTGGTCTCATGATAATAGAGTTGGTGACTGGCGAATTCCCTCTAGGAGGTCATAATGACACACCCGAAGGCATTCTAGATCTATTGCAAAGGATAGTTAACGAGGGTCCACCACGTCTCCCCTATAAGGGTGACTTTTCTTCGGAACTAGTCGATTTTGTCAATAGCTGCTGTGTTAAAGATGAACGTAAACGGTCATCTCTGCAGGAACTCATGTCCCACACTTATATAACCAAgtacaacaacaacgacGATTATCAAAGGACATTTAGACACTGGTGtaaaaagatcaaaaaaaggGTTAAAGAAGACAAGATGATTCAGCGTGAAAAGATTGAAAGGGCAAAGTTGGTAAATAGACAATTAGAGAGGTCTGCACAAGCTGCTACTGCAGCCAGAGGTGGGAGGTAA
- the DMO2 gene encoding Dmo2p (similar to Ashbya gossypii ACR195W) yields MSSNIFAVFNPPPTRNLEDDESKDCLPCQIMSTVFSVGFGSYLLSGKAFEYSMKDKMKGITVEEFNRMNPKWWRVSVKNLGGAFIILGLVRGTEGWLWTTKKLETVFSSSN; encoded by the coding sequence ATGTCTAGTAATATATTCGCAGTATTCAATCCACCTCCTACGAGGAAtcttgaagatgatgaatcAAAGGATTGTTTACCCTGTCAAATTATGAGCACTGTTTTTTCAGTTGGCTTTGGATCATATCTATTAAGTGGGAAGGCATTTGAATATTCTATGAAAGATAAAATGAAGGGTATAACAGTAGAAGAATTCAATAGGATGAATCCTAAATGGTGGCGGGTATCAGTGAAGAATCTGGGCGGAGCGTTTATTATCCTTGGATTGGTTAGGGGTACGGAGGGATGGCTTTGGACAACAAAAAAGCTTGAAACAGTGTTTTCATCAAGTAATTAG